The Tripterygium wilfordii isolate XIE 37 chromosome 5, ASM1340144v1, whole genome shotgun sequence genome window below encodes:
- the LOC119998980 gene encoding LOW QUALITY PROTEIN: uncharacterized protein LOC119998980 (The sequence of the model RefSeq protein was modified relative to this genomic sequence to represent the inferred CDS: deleted 1 base in 1 codon; substituted 1 base at 1 genomic stop codon), whose amino-acid sequence FHWVFEITLKLCDLAFSLFSSKKNHNVKGHRFLISITVLGSAGPTRFVVGEEVLVAGVIDMALKSYAREEXGRLPVLGSDFNDFFLYCPSTGSDALSPWETIGSKRFRNFMLCKEPTTEKVVDAGGLPAGIARKGSGSWKAWLNKSPNLKISSH is encoded by the exons TTCCATTGGGTATTTGAAATCACGCTAAAGCTGTGTGATTTAgcgttctctctcttttcttcgaaGAAGAATCATAACGTTAAGGGCCATAGGTTCTTGATTAGCATTACTGTGCTGGGGAGTGCTGGGCCAACCCGCTTTGTAGTCGGTGAGGAGGTGCTTGTTGCAGGGGTGATTGATATGGCATTGAAGTCCTATGCTCGTGAG GAGTAGGGACGCCTTCCGGTTCTTGGGTCTGACTTCAATGATTTCTTCCTGTACTGCCCTAGTACTGGATCAGATG CTCTGAGTCCATGGGAGACAATTGGATCAAAAAGATTTCGTAACTTCATGCTGTGCAAGGAGCCAACTACAGAGAAAGTGGTAGATGCTGGAGGATTACCTGCAGGGATTGCTCGTAAGGGAAGTGGGAGTTGGAAGGCTTGGCTCAATAAGTCTCCCAATCTTAAGATATCATCTCATTAG
- the LOC119998787 gene encoding DELLA protein GAIP-B-like: MKREHQNLDPQAAEPSFSAAATCGGGNGKAKIWGEDGGMDELLAVLGYKVRSSDMADVAQKLEQLEEVMGSVQEDGISHLATDTVHYNPSDLSTWLESMLSELNPPTNFYPVMAGPLSLPPSSSSLDESFLAPAESSTITSIDFADPPTRQQQQNRAFEESSSSDYDLQAIPGKAIYTQIQFDSSSRDHKRLKTSSGSSSEMFQTPSVGSYSVAADSTRQVVLVDSQENGIRLVHALMACAEAVQENNLNLAEALVKQIRYLAASQAGAMRKVATYFAEALARRIYRLYPESPLEHSFSEMLQMHFYESCPYLKFAHFTANQAILEAFEGKKRVHVVDFSMNQGMQWPALMQALALRPGGSPVFRLTGIGPPATDNSDHLQEVGWKLAQLAETIHVEFEYRGFVANSLADLDASMLELRPSDVESVAVNSVFELHKLLSRPGAIEKVLNVLKQMKPEIVTIVEQEANHNGPTFMDRFTESLHYYSTLFDSLEGSVSCQDKMMSEVYLGKQISNVVACEGVDRVERHEKLSQWQTRLNSAGFDPIHLGSNAFKQASMLLALFASGEGYRVEENNGCLMLGWHTRPLIATSAWRLTKQTVIPL; encoded by the coding sequence ATGAAAAGGGAGCATCAAAATCTGGATCCACAGGCTGCTGAACCTTCTTTTTCTGCTGCTGCTACTTGCGGCGGCGGCAACGGTAAAGCCAAGATATGGGGAGAGGATGGTGGTATGGATGAGCTGTTGGCGGTTTTGGGTTACAAGGTCCGGTCGTCGGACATGGCGGATGTGGCGCAGAAGCTTGAGCAGCTTGAGGAAGTGATGGGTAGTGTTCAAGAAGATGGGATTTCGCATCTGGCGACGGATACTGTTCACTACAATCCGTCTGATTTGTCGACTTGGCTTGAGAGTATGCTCTCGGAGTTGAACCCTCCCACTAATTTTTATCCGGTGATGGCCGGCCCGCTGTCACTGCccccctcttcttcttctctagaTGAATCTTTTCTCGCTCCGGCTGAATCTTCTACCATCACCTCCATTGATTTTGCCGATCCTCCTACACGGCAACAACAGCAGAATCGAGCGTTTGAAGAGTCTTCATCTTCTGACTACGATCTTCAGGCGATACCTGGAAAGGCCATCTATACACAAATCCAGTTCGATTCTTCATCTAGAGACCACAAACGCTTGAAAACCTCATCTGGGTCCAGCTCCGAAATGTTTCAAACACCTTCTGTGGGTTCATATTCTGTTGCTGCCGACTCAACCCGTCAAGTAGTTCTAGTTGACTCGCAAGAAAATGGAATTCGACTCGTCCACGCTCTAATGGCCTGCGCCGAAGCCGTTCAAGAGAACAATCTCAATCTGGCCGAAGCTCTTGTGAAGCAGATTCGGTACTTGGCGGCGTCCCAGGCGGGTGCGATGCGAAAGGTCGCCACATACTTCGCCGAAGCCCTGGCTCGCCGAATCTACAGACTCTACCCTGAATCCCCACTGGAACATTCTTTCTCAGAAATGCTCCAGATGCACTTCTATGAGAGCTGCCCTTACCTGAAATTCGCTCACTTCACTGCTAACCAAGCAATTCTTGAGGCCTTTGAAGGCAAGAAACGCGTCCACGTTGTGGATTTCTCGATGAATCAAGGAATGCAATGGCCGGCTTTGATGCAAGCCCTTGCTCTTCGTCCCGGAGGTTCACCAGTTTTCCGACTAACCGGGATTGGACCACCTGCTACTGACAACTCCGACCATTTGCAGGAAGTGGGTTGGAAATTGGCTCAATTGGCAGAGACGATTCATGTCGAGTTTGAATACAGAGGGTTTGTGGCAAATAGCTTAGCCGACTTGGATGCTTCGATGCTTGAACTCAGACCGAGTGATGTTGAGTCAGTTGCAGTCAACTCGGTGTTCGAGTTGCACAAATTGTTGTCTCGGCCGGGCGCCATAGAAAAAGTGTTGAACGTGTTGAAGCAAATGAAGCCGGAGATTGTCACAATCGTCGAGCAAGAAGCGAACCACAACGGTCCGACTTTCATGGACCGGTTCACCGAGTCATTGCATTACTACTCGACTCTGTTTGACTCGTTAGAGGGCTCGGTTAGTTGCCAAGACAAGATGATGTCGGAGGTGTATTTGGGGAAGCAGATTTCCAATGTGGTGGCGTGTGAAGGTGTGGACCGGGTGGAGCGACACGAGAAGCTGAGTCAGTGGCAAACTCGTCTGAACTCGGCCGGATTCGATCCAATTCATCTGGGGTCGAACGCGTTCAAGCAGGCGAGTATGCTGTTGGCTCTATTCGCGAGTGGGGAGGGTTACAGAGTGGAAGAGAACAATGGGTGTCTGATGCTGGGCTGGCATACGCGACCACTCATTGCCACCTCGGCTTGGCGACTCACCAAACAGACCGTTATTCCTCTCTGA
- the LOC119998970 gene encoding probable NAD(P)H dehydrogenase subunit CRR3, chloroplastic: MAYSPCHSISTTFLLPLASLSDHNPSPTSRTRTTNNNPPLIPTSTLPKTNNNNNKMKKQQRPPQPSVREVERVIGAGCYRDNDPNPKESEEDSEELESLFDGILPISTGKFEGPVEKKLRKTGEWLAVQTESTFQSSGRRILIFVLWWVLPIWTLLLLVASGAIELPFSTPLLDDLLM, translated from the exons ATGGCTTACTCACCCTGTCATTCTATTTCAACaacctttcttcttcctcttgcaTCTCTCTCTGACCATAACCCTTCTCCTACTTCCCGCACCAGAACCACCAACAACAATCCACCACTAATTCCCACTTCAACTCTTCCTAAaacgaacaacaacaacaacaagatgAAGAAGCAGCAGAGACCACCCCAGCCCAGTGTAAGAGAAGTTGAACGAGTTATTGGAGCTGGATGCTACCGGGATAATGATCCAAATCCAAA GGAGTCGGAGGAGGATTCAGAGGAATTGGAGTCGCTGTTTGATGGGATTTTGCCGATATCTACTGGTAAATTTGAGGGACCAGTGGAGAAAAAGCTTCGAAAGACTGGAGAGTGGCTTGCTGTCCAAACTGAGTCAACATTTCAGTCTTCAG GTAGAAGAATTCTGATATTTGTGCTTTGGTGGGTTTTACCAATTTGGACTTTGTTACTCCTTGTGGCTTCTGGAGCAATAGAGCTGCCGTTCAGCACACCATTACTGGATGACTTGCTTATGTGA
- the LOC119999026 gene encoding putative clathrin assembly protein At2g01600 codes for MGTLQTFRKAYGALKDSTKVGLAHVNSDYADLDVAIVKATNHVECPPKERHLRKILLTTSAVRPRADVAYCIHALSRRLAKTHNWTVALKTLIVIHRLLREGDPTFREELLNFSQRGRILQLSNFKDDSSPIAWDCSGWVRTYALFLEERLECFRILKYDIESERLPRPSQGQDKGYSKTRELDSEELLEQLPALQQLLYRLIGCRPEGAAVANYVIQYALALVLKESFKIYCAINDGIINLVDKFFEMPRHEAISALDIYKRAGQQAGNLSDFYEVCRGLELARNFQFPVLREPPQSFLTTMEEYIKEAPRMVTVPSEPLLLTYRPEEGPSEDTKLDADEPEPPPPDEVIVSNVDVTPAATPPQNNMETGDLLGLDYGAPNAFVIEEQNALALAIVTTESDAAPTFNSSASQAKDFDPTGWELALVTTPSSNLSSANEPQLAGGLDSLTLNSLYDEAAYRAARQPAYGGAAPNPFEVQDPFAMSNGVAPPPTVQMAAMAQQPPNPFMQYPPTYQQQPFQQQNVMMRPTNPFGDPAFGSFPANPVPHQQAANPFGSSGLL; via the exons ATGGGCACGCTTCAGACGTTTAGAAAGGCCTACGGCGCCCTCAAAGACTCCACCAAAGTCGGTCTCGCTCATGTCAACAGTGATTACGCG GACTTGGATGTTGCCATAGTCAAAGCAACCAACCATGTCGAGTGTCCGCCTAAGGAACGACACCTTCGAA AAATCTTGCTGACAACGTCTGCGGTTCGACCTCGAGCGGATGTTGCTTATTGCATCCATGCCCTTTCCCGTCGATTGGCCAAGACTCACAATTGGACG GTGGCATTAAAAACACTGATTGTAATCCATAGATTGTTAAGGGAGGGTGATCCTACATTTAGAGAGGAATTACTTAATTTCTCCCAGAGAGGACGTATTCTTCAACTTTCTAATTTCAAGGATGATTCAAGCCCTATAG CATGGGATTGCTCGGGCTGGGTACGTACATATGCTTTGTTCTTGGAAGAAAGACTGGAATGCTTCAGGATTTTGAAATATGACATTGAATCAGAACGACTTCCAAGACCTTCCCAAGGACAGGATAAG GGCTACAGTAAAACTCGAGAATTGGACAGTGAAGAACTGTTGGAGCAGTTGCCTGCTTTGCAGCAGCTGCTGTATCGACTTATTGGTTGTCGG CCTGAAGGTGCAGCTGTTGCCAATTATGTTATACAGTACGCTTTGGCGCTG GTACTGAAGGAGAGCTTTAAAATCTACTGTGCTATTAATGATGGAATCATCAATCTTGTTGATAAG TTTTTTGAGATGCCAAGACATGAAGCTATTAGCGCTCTTGATATCTACAAAAGAGCTGGCCAGCAG GCTGGGAACCTTTCTGATTTCTATGAGGTTTGCAGAGGATTGGAACTTGCAAGGAATTTCCAATTTCCTGTTTTGAGAGAG CCTCCGCAATCCTTTCTTACTACCATGGAAGAGTACATAAAGGAGGCCCCCCGAATGGTTACTGTTCCAAGTGAGCCACTG CTTCTGACATATAGGCCAGAGGAAGGACCATCTGAAGACACCAAATTAGACGCTGATGAACCTGAACCTCCACCTCCTGATGAGGTTATTGTGTCTAATGTCGATGTCACTCCTGCTGCTACCCCTCCTCAGAACAACATGGAGACAGGAGATCTACTG GGATTGGATTATGGTGCACCAAATGCATTTGTGATTGAGGAACAAAATGCCTTGGCTTTGGCCATAGTAACTACAGAATCTG ATGCTGCGCCAACATTTAACTCTAGTGCTTCTCAAGCAAAAGACTTTGATCCTACTGGATGGGAACTTGCCCTGGTCACAACCCCAAGTAGCAACTTATCCTCAGCCAATGAACCGCAACTG GCTGGTGGATTAGACTCGCTCACTCTCAACAGTCTGTATGATGAAGCAGCATATCGAGCTGCCCGGCAGCCTGCTTATGGAGGGGCAGCTCCAAATCCGTTTGAGGTACAGGATCCTTTTGCTATGTCTAATGGCGTTGCTCCCCCTCCTACTGTTCAAATGGCCGCAATGGCTCAACAGCCGCCCAATCCTTTCATGCAATACCCTCCTACTTACCAGCAGCAGCCATTTCAGCAGCAAAATGTGATGATGAGACCAACAAATCCTTTTGGCGATCCAGCGTTTGGGTCATTTCCTGCAAATCCTGTTCCTCATCAACAAGCTGCGAATCCATTTGGGAGCTCAGGCCTTTTGTAA